The sequence ATCTTCATAGTCATATAACACCTATTATAcagaattcaaaatttttagttgAAAAAAAACCAAAGCATAGAGAAATGAGCGAAAGGATAAGCAACAAACCTCTTGTCCTTGTTTGTTGATCTCTTTGACTCCCTTCCTGAAAAATATCATGGCACCACGAGGCCCTCGTAATGACTTGTGAGTGGTGGTTGTTACAATATCTGCATAATCAAATGGCGATGGAACAACTCCAGCAGCAACTAATCCACTAATATGCGCCATGTCAGCCAAAAGAATCGCTTTTTGCTTGTCACACACCTGTGAAAGACACGAAATGCACAAGTTCTTGCTTCTGAATGAAACAAAGTCGTATCAAGCTGCTTGATGCGATATTTGAACAATGAAGTAGTGAATATATATTTCGTAATTTACCTTCCGCATCCGTGCATAATCGTACAAACGTGCATAAGCACTAGCACCAGCGACGATCAATTTTGGCCTGAAGAGTACCGCGCTCTTTTCCATCTACGGATATAAAACAATTTGTCGAGcattaaatattttgaattgttgtcaCATACTGGTTTACACTTTACTGAGATTAAAAAGGAATAATATTAAAGGGAAAAATTGGAAAACAAGTTCATAAGGAGCAACCTGATCATAATCAATGTAGCCTGTGCTTTCATTCAATCTGTATGGCATCGTCTCAAAGAATATGGAGACCGCAGATATCTTCTTTGTGTCCGTCTGCAGGAATTAAAGCGCATAAAAATAGACTCTTGACATTTAAACGATCTGAAAAATTATGCTAAATCCAAAACAAAGTTGCAATTGCTCACAAGCTAACTGATCTCCATTTTCAACCTTCACaaattaaacatgcatatagAAGAGGCACACACACAACAAGGAATTATAGAGACTTCTTAAATTCTTTTACGCATGGGGAATATTTAAAACACACAAGGCTATGAGATATAAAAATTGAACACACATAATTTGCACAAGACTATAAAATATACATCCTATGTGCCAATGAGTTACAATAATTAGTTTAACCCAACTCAACAGAACAAACTTAAGAGGACGCGCATCATCATATAACTCTCTTAGTCATAAAACCTTTATCACCATTTGCATGTCAAACACTCGAAAACTTGGAGTACAAATATGGGAATATAGAACTATCTTGGACATGATAGTAGAAATTCTGCGAACCTGATAGCCATGAGAAAGATGGCCTCCATGAGGAAGATCAAGTGCCATAATTCTTTCATGTGGTTTAAGTAAAGCAGTGTAAACCTGAAAGTTTGATGGCGATCCTGATAGGGGCTGCACATTCACTGCATCAACCAAGGGTATACCCGATAAGTGTTAGTAGTATTATACTCTGAATGTCATATTATATATTGTGATATGGAATTGATCTATACAATATCAATGAACTATTTTCCAGTCGGCTTAACAAAATGcaacttaatttatttttacagTGTCTAAGAATGGCAGAGCCAAGGAAACTATACCAGCGCACCATTTTCAAATGAAACCAGACTGAAATACTGATATCTTGTGAAAATAGTTGACAACTGAGTTGCATGTATTTACCTCCCCATTTTGCAGGATCTAAACGGAAAGCTTCCAGCGCTCTCTTTTGGCACAATGATTCGGCCATGTCAATGTACCTGAAGAGTAACACAACTTTTTGAAAAGAAGATAAATCAAGAGACACCAATATAGATATTTCGTGCTGCTAATATAAACACACAGTAAATTCGTGATCAACCCAACAAACAAAAGCagaataataaagaaaattttaagCTAAATATATGCTTACTCATTTCCTCCATAGTATCTAGCGCCAGGATATCCTTCGCTGTACTTGTTAGTCATAATTGAACCAACTGCTTGCATCACAGAGACAGAAGTGAAATTCTCCGAAGGAATGAGTTCAAGCCCCTGAAGCATACGTTACATAATCAGCTTAACACATACACAATATGCACTAAAAAACTTAAGAAACCAATAACAACTCCGTAACTAAAAAGGCATAGCAGAAACCAAGAAAATCCTTTCGTCAGATACCTTCCATTGTCTAGCCTTTTCGAGCTCGATAATGTCAGCAATCTCAGGATCAACGACTTCCAGTGGAGCATTCAACTGCTTTGGCCACTGAAAAATTCAATCTTGAAACTTAATACACCGCAATCTAACACCAATTGAAACATGGAAAAAGTTCATCACGCATCAAAACCGCGAGCTACCATCAAACAAACAGTTCATAAGCATACCGTGACGCCATTCTTTTCCTTCTCGTACACAGCTTCATTAGGCAAAGATGACTACACAAAACCAGACGAGATTGCATAAGTCACCAATACATTAACCATCGAACAACTTCCATTATAAATCAAACACAGGTAAAATCAAAAGATACCATGCAATAGAGAGAGCCTCCATTCTGGAGACGCTTGATGGGTTTGTCGATGGAGGAAGAAAGCCTCCGGACAGCCATTGCCAACGCCATTTTTTCTTCCCTTTTCCTGTATTGTGTGCTTCTCTACTCCTTCACCAACGACATGCGAAAAGACGCAGTACCCAGATACACGAGACATATTGTGTGTCACTTGTTTTGGGTGTGGATTCTTTCGGGTGAGATTTTGGGTGGTGgaagaaaattcaaaatatttacgGTCCTTGTTTGTCCTTGCTCATAGGATCGATCTTTGTGCTTTATCCATTTGAAAATTGTGCATGACGCCACCAGGAAATTCATACTACTTGGCAGAGGGCTCAGACTAGAATGACTTGCGTGCAAGATTCCAAAAAACGTTAAAAGTATC comes from Henckelia pumila isolate YLH828 chromosome 4, ASM3356847v2, whole genome shotgun sequence and encodes:
- the LOC140894294 gene encoding serine hydroxymethyltransferase, mitochondrial codes for the protein MALAMAVRRLSSSIDKPIKRLQNGGSLYCMSSLPNEAVYEKEKNGVTWPKQLNAPLEVVDPEIADIIELEKARQWKGLELIPSENFTSVSVMQAVGSIMTNKYSEGYPGARYYGGNEYIDMAESLCQKRALEAFRLDPAKWGVNVQPLSGSPSNFQVYTALLKPHERIMALDLPHGGHLSHGYQTDTKKISAVSIFFETMPYRLNESTGYIDYDQMEKSAVLFRPKLIVAGASAYARLYDYARMRKVCDKQKAILLADMAHISGLVAAGVVPSPFDYADIVTTTTHKSLRGPRGAMIFFRKGVKEINKQGQEVLYDYEDKINQAVFPGLQGGPHNHTITGLAVALKQATTPEYKAYQEQVLSNCSKFAQTLVKNGYELVSGGTDNHLVLVNLKNKGIDGSRVEKVLESVHIAANKNTVPGDVSAMVPGGIRMGTPALTSRGFVEEDFVKVAEYFDAAVKLAVKIKAETKGTKLKDFITTMESTPSFQSEIAKLRHGIEEYAKQFPTIGFEKETMKYKN